A portion of the Acidobacteriaceae bacterium genome contains these proteins:
- a CDS encoding GGDEF domain-containing protein yields MSEQRADSISPVVGPLSLWSSEFLWWKALLVLLALVPLLTPLLSPNDDGAFMYPYMTAVKFLAAGVCFFAAQRFPSARFHWRVAGFAFAASALGYVPSFCRPSSWFPAASQAAVGQWCPSIALCGCWIAVSFPRKVTNASIRFFDITLFLLSLFVLEIGQHVHLNVKYGTLAMELGFLLSLLIALVAQANRTVNTASHLNAFFRVLTIFLWSETAMLFLVNLVDYTWLPKPYVLLSDLLCPLATLLFCAFVFDAAPITCKRAVAPDSLRIENAQASILVVASILLAFYCWHGRPMACGVFIAVVVACYVARTTMLQRWLLRECSENEARAIYMETLATHDPLTGIGNRRSFEQTTQTYLATTHSPQIAVMLVDADKFKGINDAFGHHAGDAVLCRIAEVLQQTAQANAGGCCARFGGDEFALMLLNVTVDEATRVAEMVRLSVTSSPLNPYRTEDAVLHEAMEMATVSIGVAVLEKHRLGLSELLRWADTALYSAKEEGRDRARVIDLMAVIENGSLSLLNYLPRVGRQRPAQVWPGSITS; encoded by the coding sequence ATGAGCGAGCAACGAGCCGATTCGATCTCTCCGGTAGTGGGCCCTCTTTCCTTGTGGTCCTCCGAGTTCTTGTGGTGGAAGGCGCTGCTTGTACTGCTGGCGCTTGTGCCCTTATTGACGCCGTTACTCTCCCCTAATGATGACGGGGCTTTTATGTATCCCTACATGACTGCGGTGAAGTTTCTGGCTGCAGGTGTCTGCTTCTTTGCCGCGCAGAGGTTTCCTTCGGCACGCTTTCATTGGCGAGTGGCAGGTTTCGCCTTTGCTGCCTCGGCGCTCGGTTATGTCCCTTCGTTCTGCAGGCCTTCAAGTTGGTTTCCTGCGGCTTCTCAGGCGGCCGTGGGGCAGTGGTGTCCTTCCATCGCACTTTGCGGATGCTGGATAGCCGTTTCGTTTCCCCGCAAGGTGACGAATGCGTCCATTCGTTTTTTCGACATAACGCTTTTCCTGCTAAGCCTGTTTGTCCTTGAAATCGGGCAACACGTGCACCTGAACGTGAAGTACGGCACGCTGGCAATGGAGTTGGGCTTTTTATTGTCGCTTCTCATTGCGCTGGTGGCTCAGGCAAACAGGACAGTCAATACGGCGTCGCATCTGAACGCATTCTTTAGAGTGCTGACGATTTTCTTATGGTCAGAAACCGCAATGCTTTTCCTCGTCAACCTGGTTGATTACACCTGGCTGCCGAAGCCATACGTTTTGCTTTCTGATCTGCTGTGCCCGCTGGCAACGCTCTTGTTTTGTGCCTTTGTTTTTGACGCGGCACCGATTACCTGCAAGCGAGCCGTTGCGCCGGACAGCCTCAGGATTGAGAATGCCCAGGCAAGCATCCTGGTGGTTGCGAGTATCCTGCTGGCCTTCTACTGCTGGCATGGCCGACCGATGGCTTGTGGCGTTTTTATCGCGGTGGTTGTTGCCTGCTACGTGGCACGAACCACGATGTTGCAGAGATGGTTGCTGCGCGAGTGCAGTGAAAACGAAGCGCGGGCGATCTATATGGAGACGCTGGCCACGCATGATCCTCTTACGGGCATCGGGAACCGCAGATCTTTTGAGCAGACAACGCAAACGTATCTGGCGACCACGCACTCACCGCAGATCGCGGTGATGCTGGTGGATGCGGACAAATTCAAAGGCATCAATGATGCCTTTGGGCACCATGCAGGGGATGCAGTGCTTTGCCGGATCGCAGAAGTTTTGCAGCAAACGGCACAAGCGAACGCTGGTGGTTGTTGTGCGAGGTTTGGCGGAGATGAGTTTGCGTTGATGCTGCTCAATGTGACGGTGGACGAAGCTACGCGCGTGGCCGAGATGGTGAGGCTCTCCGTTACAAGTTCGCCGCTCAATCCTTATCGCACGGAAGATGCTGTCCTTCACGAAGCGATGGAGATGGCCACGGTCAGCATTGGAGTGGCCGTGCTTGAGAAGCATCGACTGGGGCTGAGCGAGCTTCTTCGCTGGGCTGACACCGCGCTCTACAGCGCGAAAGAGGAAGGTCGAGACCGCGCGCGA
- a CDS encoding geranylgeranyl reductase family protein, with the protein MAFPYDVLIAGSGPAGCAAAFDLARAGKRVLLLDKRHFPRPKACACGLTRKTLDALRYTVDPIVEYRCDEIVLQRATSGTIADKSHEIRVRSKTPIAAMAVRERFDAFCLEQTLAAGAKGGSVEWLKIEGITLLDEQSDHVTLIVATENGPRTFTASALIGADGSNGQTRRLSTQTSLPTGTEPTWYQRGFALEATVPYAALPAMLPQGDAPRDLVFDFAPIAGGYGWLFPKGDHVNIGVGAFAPDDDPTAAKLKLVTRALLAEYTRTKLGVALPAEVTGQYLGMGGHRYTPQGRVLLVGDAAGLVDPLTGEGIHSAVVSGQAAAAGILGAPHAIAQGYAHHLKPLQQTLAFSHRAALAFYREPARGFKVMRWPLLRNLVLKTYADGLGGTKLLAALAKLAS; encoded by the coding sequence ATGGCATTTCCCTACGACGTCCTCATCGCCGGCTCCGGCCCGGCAGGCTGCGCCGCCGCCTTTGACCTCGCCCGCGCGGGCAAGCGTGTTCTCCTGCTCGACAAACGCCACTTCCCACGCCCCAAGGCCTGCGCCTGCGGACTCACCCGCAAGACCCTCGACGCACTCCGCTACACCGTCGACCCCATCGTCGAGTACCGTTGCGACGAGATCGTCCTCCAGCGCGCTACTTCGGGGACAATCGCCGACAAGTCTCACGAGATCCGCGTTCGCAGCAAAACGCCCATAGCCGCCATGGCCGTGCGCGAACGCTTCGACGCCTTCTGCCTCGAACAAACGCTCGCCGCCGGAGCCAAAGGCGGTTCCGTCGAGTGGCTGAAGATCGAAGGCATCACCCTGCTCGATGAGCAGAGCGACCACGTCACCCTCATCGTCGCGACCGAGAACGGCCCGCGTACCTTTACCGCCTCCGCGCTCATCGGCGCCGACGGCTCCAACGGCCAGACCCGCCGCCTCTCCACGCAAACTTCGCTGCCCACCGGCACCGAGCCCACCTGGTACCAGCGCGGCTTCGCCCTCGAAGCCACCGTGCCTTACGCCGCTCTGCCGGCCATGCTCCCGCAGGGTGACGCGCCCCGCGACCTCGTCTTCGACTTTGCCCCTATCGCCGGAGGCTACGGCTGGCTCTTCCCCAAGGGTGACCACGTCAACATCGGCGTCGGAGCGTTCGCTCCCGACGACGACCCCACCGCCGCCAAGCTCAAACTCGTCACCCGAGCCTTACTCGCTGAGTACACTCGCACAAAACTGGGCGTAGCACTCCCCGCCGAAGTCACCGGCCAGTACCTGGGGATGGGCGGCCATCGCTACACTCCGCAGGGCCGCGTGCTGCTCGTCGGCGACGCCGCCGGTCTTGTCGACCCGCTCACAGGAGAAGGTATCCACTCCGCCGTCGTCAGTGGGCAAGCTGCGGCCGCAGGCATCCTCGGCGCTCCGCACGCCATCGCCCAGGGCTACGCCCATCACCTGAAGCCGCTGCAGCAGACGCTGGCCTTCTCCCACCGCGCCGCGCTCGCGTTCTATCGCGAACCTGCTCGGGGCTTCAAAGTGATGCGCTGGCCGCTGCTCCGCAACCTTGTGCTGAAGACCTACGCCGACGGCCTCGGCGGAACAAAGCTGCTTGCGGCGCTGGCAAAGCTGGCGTCGTAA
- a CDS encoding VTT domain-containing protein: MNLFEAIAHHGYTATAVVFFLASCGLPLPLSVVLLTAGAFAHAGVLSYPVVIVCAAAAALCGDTLMYFGGRYTGWWLLAGLCRLSMNPETCVFGSARSFYKRGPKVLLFAKFVPGLGTVAAPLAGSLNMRVTRFLRLDACGELFYATAWTTAGFVFAPILRRVTEWVVQAGHITAAMIFGALLLYLLYVLLSSLRDTRFSSVERIAAVELHDLIRRSNGHERVMVIADVRSHGYYDPNAMRIKNSIRIEPNRLREEVVALREFMEPECDIYLYCSCARDATSVRVAKLLEAENCHTKVIRGGLKAWIKAGGPLEPVPAGEVEHLPRFD; this comes from the coding sequence ATGAACCTGTTCGAAGCCATTGCCCACCATGGATATACGGCGACGGCTGTTGTTTTCTTTCTGGCGTCGTGTGGGCTGCCGCTGCCGCTGAGCGTGGTACTGCTGACGGCAGGAGCGTTTGCGCATGCGGGGGTGCTTTCCTATCCGGTGGTGATCGTATGTGCCGCTGCGGCGGCGCTGTGTGGCGATACGCTGATGTACTTCGGCGGCCGCTACACCGGATGGTGGCTACTGGCGGGGCTTTGCCGCCTGAGCATGAATCCGGAGACGTGCGTCTTCGGTTCAGCGCGCTCGTTCTATAAGCGTGGACCGAAGGTTCTGCTGTTTGCGAAGTTTGTCCCAGGGTTGGGGACGGTGGCGGCTCCGCTGGCTGGAAGTCTGAATATGCGGGTGACGCGTTTCCTGCGGCTGGATGCCTGCGGTGAGTTGTTTTATGCAACGGCGTGGACGACCGCAGGTTTTGTCTTCGCACCGATCCTACGTCGCGTGACGGAGTGGGTGGTGCAGGCCGGGCACATTACGGCGGCGATGATCTTCGGCGCGCTGTTGCTGTATCTGCTCTATGTACTGCTGAGCTCGTTGCGGGACACTCGTTTTTCTTCGGTGGAACGTATTGCCGCGGTGGAGCTGCATGATCTGATCCGCAGGAGCAACGGGCATGAGCGCGTGATGGTGATCGCGGACGTACGCTCGCACGGCTACTATGACCCGAACGCGATGCGAATCAAGAACTCGATTCGCATTGAACCGAACCGTCTTCGTGAAGAGGTCGTGGCGCTGCGGGAGTTTATGGAGCCGGAGTGCGACATCTACCTCTACTGCTCCTGCGCGCGAGATGCGACGAGCGTGCGCGTGGCGAAGCTGCTGGAAGCAGAGAACTGCCATACGAAGGTGATTCGCGGCGGACTGAAGGCGTGGATCAAGGCCGGTGGGCCGTTGGAGCCCGTTCCCGCGGGTGAGGTCGAGCATCTGCCGCGGTTTGATTAG
- a CDS encoding TonB-dependent receptor — protein sequence MRPERWKWVAECVLAAVGLLSGCGTAHEDVAAPQILVGESSVRLDEVPLRDAAWSTALELDAGMREATVAERSDDPDHVTAAEVGRGQVVDAASGLSAAGLATTANSVTLDGLSALQSFRAGTRGAAAGGIRTGAMFGVGAVQSVRVMPRSFAADAAGAGGAIAVSTRGGGERLHGAMFALTRQSVWAATNPYSLVTRYNQGAPTLEWVKPKDANVQLGGSVGGPLAFRGVPSGWRRKVNAFGSLELQWRSFPVVASPESATFFALSATQRALLGTRGVSVTAANSALEYVDSLLGEVPRSSTRVLGFARLDARLSERDRLTVGFVGNRFSSPAGTYYASRSDAVMPRGRGSVGDATVEITAWTGAWIHRFSRAWGNDLRGQWARDLEFEQPRAPLAQEPAVGPGGYAPQVSMEPEGFAYGTPASLGRTAYPDEHRVQLADTLSWQRGRVLWRVGGDWSRVQDRIASTSNVEGTFRYSSGETSGKAGGFVDWITDYTFNVNAYPNAACPSITASVHRFCFSSYTQSFGAQQTEFATHEVAGFADTSWQATKRLSVNAGVRGEYVLLPVPQQPNSVLNAALRQLEDERVGSTAVFPEDRNNFGPRVGAVWRAPLGLSVRAGYGVFFGRLPGAMLRAALTENALATGIRTTRITPKTEVLCPQSTTVSFGYPCSFVTAPPGAVAQTARAMVFSQRFRLPAVQRFTLSVERPLGKRWSLQLAYAGVIATQLPGSVDLNVSPVATMTTFQLQGGDGWRGLRSGEMFAVPMYATRRLSGYGPITAITSRSNATFHALEANVHGRWRTLQVRGSYAWSHAMDYNPLMGATPRTMTQFDPFHEGYDKGRSALDYTHHFAGAMVWRTASRAQVRWRREVLSGWTVSAIGTAGSGAPYSYMVDGGSELSGGSESMNGAGGARYLPTVGRNTLRLPARGKLDLRLSRGFALGSRCRVEGFAEGFNMLNSRNSTSVETRAFLVGDAANGVTPLVFQDAAALGAEGEAGTAFGQVTSSTSGLTRERQVEFGVRVMF from the coding sequence TTGCGTCCTGAGCGATGGAAATGGGTGGCGGAGTGTGTGCTGGCGGCGGTGGGACTGCTCTCCGGCTGCGGGACGGCGCACGAAGATGTTGCCGCGCCGCAGATTCTTGTGGGCGAGAGCTCCGTGAGGTTGGACGAGGTTCCGCTGCGCGATGCGGCGTGGAGCACGGCGTTGGAGCTGGATGCAGGGATGCGCGAAGCGACGGTGGCAGAGCGGAGCGATGATCCTGACCATGTGACGGCGGCCGAGGTGGGCCGTGGGCAGGTGGTGGACGCGGCGAGCGGGTTGAGCGCGGCGGGGTTGGCGACGACGGCAAACTCCGTGACGTTGGATGGGCTGTCGGCGTTGCAGAGCTTTCGGGCCGGGACCCGCGGAGCCGCTGCAGGGGGCATTCGGACAGGGGCGATGTTTGGCGTTGGCGCGGTGCAGAGCGTGCGGGTGATGCCGCGCTCGTTTGCCGCGGATGCTGCTGGAGCCGGTGGGGCGATCGCAGTCTCGACGCGCGGGGGTGGAGAGCGTCTGCACGGGGCCATGTTTGCGTTGACGAGACAGAGCGTGTGGGCTGCAACGAATCCGTACTCGCTGGTGACGCGGTACAACCAGGGTGCGCCGACGTTGGAGTGGGTAAAGCCGAAGGATGCGAACGTGCAGCTTGGTGGCAGTGTGGGCGGCCCACTGGCGTTTCGCGGTGTGCCGTCGGGCTGGCGCAGGAAAGTGAACGCGTTCGGCTCGCTGGAGCTGCAGTGGCGGAGCTTTCCGGTGGTGGCGTCGCCGGAGTCGGCGACGTTCTTTGCCCTGTCCGCGACGCAGCGGGCGTTGTTGGGGACGCGTGGCGTCTCTGTGACGGCGGCAAACAGTGCGTTGGAGTATGTGGACAGCTTGCTGGGTGAGGTGCCGAGGAGTTCGACGCGAGTCCTTGGGTTTGCGCGGTTGGATGCGCGGTTGAGCGAGCGGGATCGGCTGACGGTGGGATTTGTAGGCAACAGGTTTTCGTCGCCAGCGGGAACGTACTACGCGAGCCGGTCGGACGCGGTCATGCCTCGCGGCCGGGGCAGCGTGGGAGATGCGACGGTGGAGATCACGGCCTGGACGGGCGCGTGGATACATCGCTTTTCACGAGCGTGGGGGAATGACCTGCGCGGTCAGTGGGCGCGGGACCTGGAGTTTGAGCAGCCGCGCGCGCCTTTGGCGCAGGAGCCTGCGGTCGGGCCGGGAGGATATGCGCCGCAGGTCTCGATGGAGCCGGAAGGCTTTGCGTATGGCACTCCGGCATCGCTGGGGAGGACGGCGTATCCCGACGAGCATCGCGTACAGCTAGCCGACACGCTGAGCTGGCAGCGTGGACGTGTGCTGTGGCGAGTGGGTGGAGACTGGAGCCGGGTTCAGGACCGCATTGCATCGACGAGCAATGTCGAGGGAACGTTTCGCTACTCGAGCGGCGAGACAAGCGGCAAGGCGGGTGGGTTCGTCGATTGGATCACGGACTATACGTTCAACGTGAACGCGTATCCAAATGCGGCTTGCCCTAGCATCACGGCGAGCGTTCACCGGTTCTGTTTTTCGAGCTATACGCAGAGCTTTGGAGCGCAGCAGACCGAGTTTGCAACGCACGAAGTGGCAGGCTTTGCCGATACAAGTTGGCAGGCAACGAAGCGGCTGAGCGTGAACGCGGGTGTGCGCGGCGAGTACGTGTTGCTGCCTGTTCCGCAGCAGCCGAATAGCGTATTGAATGCGGCACTGCGACAGCTTGAGGATGAGCGGGTGGGTTCGACGGCGGTGTTTCCTGAAGACCGTAATAACTTTGGGCCGCGAGTTGGCGCGGTGTGGAGAGCACCGCTGGGGCTGAGCGTTCGTGCCGGGTATGGTGTGTTCTTTGGGAGATTGCCAGGTGCAATGTTGCGTGCGGCGTTGACGGAGAACGCGCTGGCAACGGGGATTCGCACGACGCGGATCACGCCGAAGACCGAAGTGCTGTGCCCGCAAAGTACGACGGTGAGCTTTGGCTACCCGTGCTCGTTTGTAACTGCTCCACCTGGGGCTGTGGCGCAGACAGCGCGGGCGATGGTCTTTTCGCAGCGCTTTCGTTTGCCTGCGGTGCAGCGGTTCACGCTGTCGGTAGAACGGCCGCTGGGTAAGCGGTGGAGTTTGCAGCTTGCGTACGCGGGTGTGATAGCGACGCAGTTGCCGGGGAGCGTGGATTTGAACGTGTCTCCTGTGGCCACGATGACAACGTTTCAGTTGCAGGGTGGCGATGGCTGGCGCGGGCTGCGTAGCGGTGAGATGTTTGCTGTGCCGATGTATGCGACGCGCAGGCTCAGCGGATACGGGCCGATCACGGCGATCACGTCGCGCAGCAACGCGACGTTTCATGCGCTGGAGGCGAACGTGCATGGGCGCTGGAGAACGTTGCAGGTGCGAGGGAGCTACGCATGGTCGCACGCTATGGATTACAACCCGCTGATGGGCGCGACGCCGCGAACGATGACGCAGTTCGACCCTTTTCACGAGGGCTATGACAAGGGCCGGTCGGCGTTGGATTACACGCACCACTTTGCCGGGGCGATGGTGTGGCGGACAGCTTCGCGAGCACAGGTGCGCTGGCGGCGCGAGGTGTTGAGCGGCTGGACGGTGAGCGCGATTGGTACGGCGGGGAGTGGCGCGCCTTACTCGTACATGGTCGATGGCGGGTCGGAGTTGTCGGGCGGTAGCGAGTCGATGAACGGCGCTGGTGGAGCGCGGTATCTGCCGACGGTGGGGAGGAATACGCTGCGGCTGCCTGCTCGCGGGAAGCTGGATCTTCGTCTGTCACGAGGGTTTGCGCTGGGCTCTCGCTGCCGGGTGGAGGGCTTTGCCGAGGGCTTCAATATGCTGAACTCGCGCAATAGTACCAGCGTGGAGACGCGGGCGTTTCTGGTGGGCGATGCCGCCAACGGCGTGACGCCGCTGGTCTTTCAGGACGCAGCCGCGCTGGGGGCTGAGGGGGAGGCAGGCACCGCATTCGGGCAGGTTACGTCGTCGACGAGCGGGCTGACGCGGGAGCGGCAGGTGGAGTTTGGCGTGCGGGTGATGTTCTGA
- the obgE gene encoding GTPase ObgE, with the protein MFIDEARIRIKAGDGGNGCMAFRREKFVPRGGPSGGDGGHGGDIVMRSSAMHNTLVHFRFNPEHKSERGEHGLGSNMSGYTGKQLVLNVPVGTVLYDEETGAQVFDFQAPGEELVIARGGRGGRGNQHFATSTHQAPREHELGRPGEARNYRLELRLLADAGLVGFPNVGKSTLISRISAAKPKIANYAFTTLEPNLGVVQIGDFPYEQSFTVADIPGLIEGAHLGAGLGVQFLKHIERTSVLVHLVDVSDTAITTDAALAEGETADPVENFKVITAELKSFDPALAAKPTIVVATKIDSANPEKLKKLSAMAKRRKLPFYQISAVSGEGIEKLKFAMAEAVAMHRTIDLTAMSKVEPAIEKPVRRKPAYPPPAPNARGSRTK; encoded by the coding sequence ATGTTCATCGATGAAGCACGAATCCGCATTAAGGCCGGCGACGGCGGCAACGGTTGTATGGCGTTTCGCCGTGAAAAGTTCGTCCCTCGCGGCGGCCCATCCGGTGGCGACGGCGGCCACGGCGGTGATATCGTCATGCGCTCCTCCGCCATGCACAACACGCTCGTCCACTTCCGCTTCAATCCGGAGCACAAGAGCGAGCGCGGCGAGCACGGCCTTGGCTCCAACATGAGCGGATACACCGGCAAGCAACTCGTGCTCAACGTTCCCGTCGGTACCGTCCTTTACGACGAAGAGACCGGCGCGCAGGTCTTCGACTTCCAGGCACCCGGTGAAGAACTTGTCATCGCCCGCGGCGGTCGCGGCGGGCGTGGCAACCAGCACTTCGCCACCTCCACCCACCAGGCCCCGCGCGAGCACGAACTCGGCCGCCCCGGCGAAGCCCGCAACTACCGCCTCGAACTCCGCCTGCTTGCAGACGCCGGCCTCGTCGGCTTCCCCAACGTCGGCAAATCGACGCTGATCTCGCGTATCTCGGCCGCAAAGCCCAAGATCGCCAACTACGCCTTCACCACGCTCGAGCCCAACCTCGGCGTTGTGCAGATCGGCGACTTCCCTTACGAGCAGTCGTTCACGGTAGCCGATATCCCCGGACTCATCGAAGGCGCGCACCTTGGCGCAGGTCTCGGTGTGCAGTTCCTCAAGCACATTGAGCGCACCAGCGTCCTCGTGCATCTCGTCGACGTTTCGGACACCGCGATCACCACCGATGCCGCTTTGGCAGAAGGTGAAACAGCTGATCCTGTCGAAAACTTCAAGGTGATCACCGCCGAGCTGAAGAGCTTCGACCCTGCGCTCGCCGCCAAGCCGACGATCGTCGTCGCCACCAAGATCGACTCCGCCAACCCGGAGAAGCTGAAGAAGCTGAGCGCGATGGCCAAGCGCCGCAAGCTGCCCTTCTACCAGATCTCCGCCGTCAGCGGCGAAGGCATCGAGAAGCTGAAGTTTGCCATGGCCGAAGCCGTCGCCATGCACCGCACCATCGACCTCACCGCCATGTCGAAGGTCGAGCCTGCGATCGAAAAGCCAGTGCGCCGCAAACCGGCGTATCCGCCGCCAGCCCCCAACGCTCGCGGCAGCCGCACCAAATAG